Proteins encoded by one window of Nitrincola iocasae:
- a CDS encoding TonB-dependent receptor domain-containing protein translates to MKRLRLKLLAASIASVTGMAVAEEAVRLDNMVISASGFEQKIVDAPASITVITQEELATKPYMTLLDAVRDVEGVDVGETTDKTGQGGISIRGMGADYTLVLIDGRRQNNVGDLYPNNFGGNQFNHIPPLDTIEQIEVIRGPMSTLYGADALGGVINIITKKISDEWSGSITQSQTFEENDDFGNDRTTDFSVSGPLIEGRLGIGLRGSLYNRDESNPQYASVTDPAGTVHNRSLGFGGGGRTVDNENENLGMKLNFRIDERQDITFDYETSTQVYDNTPREDGSYPLGTKDEVGSIMRVSGGAVQPRVGYAADQEFTREQFSLRHEGQWRFGNSDLSVHYVETNNNGRTLPFTVQERDQLQQMYDDNGSSWAGIEDLVEATFLPRPKRVMETRQTTYDAKFDALLGEHLLVFGGQYIDAEMEDGVFGMDGDGFQSGTVQPHKQWALFLEDNWEPLQDLVLTGGVRYDNHEVFGSNVSPRLYSVWQASRDWTIKGGVSTGYKTPKTSDLFPGITGFGRQGTMPFVGTPDLQPETSVNTELAVYYTHPQGHNFNATVFSNKFKDKISSGDSVPNCEVSAVPGCVDIGGGWADLGFTEFSQKQNIDRADITGLELAGRYWITPSWSIRGNYTLTDSEQKSGDQAGQPLTGTARHMLNATLDWKVNPDLNLYLSMEARSKRYRGWDEDTDSALHYEDYEIFHLGGSYRVGKNLTIQARVNNLLNEDFTTYQTSFADNGDGTYTPTYRDDYNIKAKSRNFWLSANLSF, encoded by the coding sequence ATGAAACGACTACGATTAAAGCTATTGGCGGCTTCAATCGCTTCTGTGACCGGTATGGCTGTTGCTGAAGAGGCCGTTCGGCTTGATAACATGGTTATCAGCGCCTCAGGCTTTGAACAGAAAATTGTTGATGCACCGGCTAGTATTACTGTGATCACACAAGAGGAGTTGGCAACAAAACCCTATATGACCTTACTGGATGCTGTGCGTGATGTCGAAGGGGTTGATGTTGGTGAAACCACTGACAAAACAGGGCAGGGAGGTATCAGTATACGCGGTATGGGTGCTGACTATACGCTGGTGTTGATTGATGGTCGGCGACAAAACAATGTTGGAGACCTCTACCCGAATAACTTTGGTGGTAACCAGTTTAATCATATTCCGCCACTGGACACGATTGAGCAAATTGAAGTGATTCGTGGTCCTATGTCAACGCTCTATGGCGCGGATGCACTGGGCGGTGTAATTAACATAATTACTAAAAAAATCTCTGATGAGTGGTCTGGTTCGATTACTCAAAGCCAAACATTTGAAGAAAATGATGATTTTGGTAATGACCGGACGACAGACTTCAGCGTATCCGGTCCGTTGATCGAAGGGCGCCTGGGGATTGGTCTGCGAGGTAGTCTGTATAACCGTGATGAGTCCAATCCTCAGTATGCTTCGGTGACGGATCCGGCAGGTACTGTTCATAATCGCAGCCTGGGTTTTGGTGGCGGGGGGCGTACAGTTGATAATGAAAATGAGAACCTCGGCATGAAGTTGAATTTTCGTATTGATGAGCGCCAGGATATTACCTTCGATTATGAAACCTCTACCCAAGTGTATGACAATACACCACGAGAAGATGGTTCTTACCCGCTGGGTACTAAAGATGAAGTGGGCTCTATTATGCGAGTCTCTGGTGGAGCGGTGCAGCCGCGTGTAGGCTATGCAGCCGATCAGGAGTTTACTCGTGAGCAGTTTTCTCTCCGTCATGAAGGACAATGGCGCTTTGGTAACAGCGATCTCAGCGTACATTATGTCGAAACCAACAATAATGGTCGTACCCTGCCTTTTACAGTACAAGAACGTGACCAGTTGCAGCAGATGTATGATGATAACGGGTCCAGCTGGGCCGGCATTGAAGACTTAGTCGAAGCGACATTTCTTCCGCGTCCCAAGCGGGTGATGGAAACACGGCAAACAACCTATGACGCTAAGTTTGATGCGTTGCTGGGCGAGCATTTGCTGGTGTTTGGTGGTCAGTATATCGATGCGGAAATGGAAGATGGTGTATTTGGTATGGATGGCGATGGCTTCCAATCAGGTACAGTGCAGCCTCACAAGCAGTGGGCGCTGTTCCTTGAGGATAACTGGGAGCCTTTGCAAGACCTGGTTCTGACCGGTGGTGTTCGCTATGACAATCACGAGGTATTTGGCAGCAATGTCAGCCCACGCCTCTACAGTGTCTGGCAAGCAAGTCGTGATTGGACCATCAAAGGCGGTGTAAGCACTGGTTACAAAACACCGAAAACCAGTGACTTGTTTCCCGGCATTACCGGTTTTGGTCGTCAGGGCACTATGCCGTTTGTCGGCACGCCGGATCTGCAGCCTGAAACCAGCGTGAATACCGAACTGGCTGTCTATTATACCCATCCGCAAGGGCATAATTTTAATGCCACCGTGTTCAGTAATAAGTTCAAAGATAAAATATCCAGTGGTGACAGCGTTCCAAACTGTGAAGTATCAGCCGTTCCCGGCTGTGTCGATATAGGGGGTGGTTGGGCTGACCTGGGCTTTACTGAGTTCTCTCAGAAGCAAAATATTGACCGAGCGGATATTACCGGTCTGGAGCTTGCCGGACGCTATTGGATAACCCCTTCCTGGTCGATTCGGGGCAATTACACCCTGACAGACTCAGAGCAGAAGAGTGGCGATCAGGCTGGGCAGCCGTTAACAGGCACGGCCAGGCACATGCTGAATGCGACGTTGGACTGGAAGGTGAACCCCGACTTGAATCTTTACTTGTCGATGGAGGCCCGTTCCAAGCGTTACCGCGGCTGGGATGAGGATACGGATTCAGCACTTCATTACGAAGACTATGAAATTTTTCATTTGGGTGGTTCCTACCGTGTCGGCAAAAACCTGACGATCCAGGCGCGT
- a CDS encoding cytochrome-c peroxidase: MIKPLNWKTPLLIAVVFLIMLIKSRYQTSSQDAELSLRQAYSGAVDSWPAPWVDAGIEWQALAEIPALAPGDEHLIALGEQLFFDPLLSESGQIACASCHEPELAFADARKVSFGHERQAGRRNAPSILLSGHFQAQFWDGRAASLEAQVLMPVQDPVEMAFTLPALQQRLQTHATYPAVFAQVSGETTISLEVVSQALSAYIRSLRWRSTAFDRFMQGDSQALDDVALQGLHLFRTKARCMNCHYGALMSDQQYHNLGLTYYGRLYEDLGRYAVTGQVKDVGAFRTPSLRGVSQTGPWMHNGLFSSLEGILRMYNAGMPRSQPSETQQQDPLFPETSHLLQPLGLSDTEIQALKHFLDQL, translated from the coding sequence ATGATTAAGCCGTTAAATTGGAAAACACCACTGCTAATTGCAGTGGTGTTTTTGATTATGTTGATCAAAAGCCGTTATCAAACCTCAAGCCAGGATGCGGAGCTGTCGCTGCGTCAGGCATACTCTGGAGCAGTTGACAGTTGGCCTGCACCTTGGGTGGATGCTGGGATAGAGTGGCAAGCATTGGCTGAAATACCTGCACTAGCGCCTGGTGATGAACACTTAATAGCCTTGGGTGAGCAGCTTTTTTTTGATCCCTTGCTGTCTGAATCTGGACAGATTGCCTGTGCATCCTGTCATGAACCCGAACTTGCTTTTGCTGACGCACGTAAGGTGTCCTTTGGGCATGAGCGTCAGGCGGGTCGACGCAATGCTCCTTCTATATTACTTAGTGGCCATTTTCAGGCGCAGTTCTGGGATGGAAGGGCTGCTAGCCTTGAAGCACAGGTGCTGATGCCTGTTCAAGATCCGGTTGAAATGGCTTTTACCTTGCCAGCCTTGCAACAACGTTTGCAAACTCATGCTACTTATCCTGCTGTGTTCGCCCAGGTGTCGGGCGAAACCACTATTTCTCTGGAAGTGGTCTCTCAGGCGCTCAGTGCCTATATCCGTAGCCTGCGTTGGCGATCAACAGCATTTGACCGCTTTATGCAGGGCGACTCGCAGGCACTGGATGATGTGGCCCTCCAAGGACTGCATTTATTTAGAACCAAAGCTCGTTGTATGAATTGCCATTATGGCGCGTTGATGTCAGATCAGCAGTACCATAATCTGGGACTCACATATTATGGTCGTCTTTATGAAGATCTTGGTCGCTATGCTGTAACTGGGCAGGTGAAAGATGTTGGTGCTTTCCGAACACCGAGCCTCAGGGGGGTCAGTCAGACCGGTCCGTGGATGCATAACGGTTTGTTTTCGTCACTGGAAGGCATATTGCGAATGTACAATGCTGGTATGCCCAGATCTCAACCCAGTGAGACTCAACAGCAAGATCCGCTGTTTCCAGAAACCTCGCATTTATTGCAGCCGCTAGGATTGTCTGACACAGAGATCCAGGCACTAAAGCATTTCCTTGACCAGCTCTAA